The Styela clava chromosome 3, kaStyClav1.hap1.2, whole genome shotgun sequence genome includes the window CAAGTTCATTTTACAGATGGGATATTTTGAACCAAAAGTTGTTTGCAGTATGTGCTATTGATCTGTGTGTTCTAGCTTACAATtcctaattatattttcaaacaatatcTGTTGGTGTAATAATGTTTGCATGTTGAGAAATTATAGAATGTTTCATATCAAAAGTTGTGCACCTGGTTCTATTTTTTCTATGATTTTTCTGCTTCGCACATCTGAACCTTTATAAATTACTCTTTCATGCTGCGAGGATCCCAGTTTGTGTTCCGCTGATCAAATAAAAGCTTTTTAAATCAATTGATGGTTTGTGTTTAACATTTACACACAACATAGTTGCAAAGTTATTCAACCATGTACATTTTAGACCAAACTTGAAGAAGACGCACTCATAGCcagggttctcaaacttctggCATTGTGGAGCCTGTGAAGGTCTTTGGACAGTTAGCAAATTCAGTGTTTTTACAAGCAAAgaaatagctcgcggagccctgggacATCGTATGGAACATTTTGAGAATCTATGCTCTATAGCAGGGGTTGGCAAGGTTATTTATTGGACCAGGGCCCCAacgtaaaatgttacattttctGAACGATattcagtgttacaaaaacaaatgcgGAAAACAacaagcctcgtgccaaaactaaatttaatctcaacaaattccttgagctattttttagctaaacatcaaaatttggctttagtttagttgtggcagccagattgaattaccaaaTGGGCCGGATCGCCTACCATTTGTTTCTTGTACTGCTGGATACATAGGCGTGTAACCTGGGGGCCATGCTATCTCTCTCACTTAAAGTTTTCAATGTTCGTTTTTTATACCGATTTTGtggttattattttcttccatTCATGAGCAATTCACTGATAATCCGACAAGTTTTGGCTTACTTTCAATCCTTCTCACAGACGAACCGACCGAGATGGATAAAATTGTACGTTTGATCACTCCAACAGCGAAGCAAGTATGTGGAAAGCctttttaatatattgttagATATTAGTGCCCCTAatcctcattttttttttctagtccGTTTTTCTTCAAGGACTAGATTTATCAATAACTGGCAAACTATTTTCAAAGCCTTGGTATTTCTCATGGCATATTCCAATTCATGGTTAAGAGACAACAAAATGGAACAATTATTGTATTttgcataatatatatatatatatttacaataaatcTTCTTTCAACCAAATTAAAAGTTCACATCACAGACAGTGGGttagtgaaaaaaatattgaacaggCACCTTGGAAGGAGTATGGCATTGGTAAATGAAGGGAACAAAAGGTGGCTGCTCATTCTGGACAGAAATGATCTGAAAGTGCTTAAATTACAGGAAGATAGAtgagtcagtcagtagtttattttatcacaattgGAAAAACAtaattaagataaaaaaaaatgcagttCAGTGTGAAAGGAGACTCGATAAACCTTGTATCTAATCAGAGTTAGAAAcaatattcacaaaataccGCTCCCATAGTATATGAACCAACATGGTGGAACATAGTCGGTGTACCAGGTAAGGCCgtcattttattccaattttccttattttagttctattacgaattcggtgactcccgtagtatttgtacctgaaattatggcctaaccaggtacacatacgacgtttcggtgttcgccatcttggttcacttaCTACATGAGTAAGTAAGTACCCAATATTCTCcaaacaatttcaataaaaagttacatGAGTTGAATTCTTTCTTTTCAAACCAGGTTTTTAAAGCCCTTTTGCGGTGAAGCCCCCAATATCAGACTTTCTTGAGTGATATTTTTAAGACAATATTTCCCACAACAAAAATCCAGAATTACAGAATAAAAGTAATCTGACAATTAGCTTTCCAAACACCTTCACTAAATTATTAAAACCAGCACACCACatgcatttaaaaaatatatactgcaaatATTTTACCGATATTATGAGAATAAAGCACCATAAACAaaaaagggtactcctgaagtatgcgcaccaagatgtcgcacaacctggtacacagcctgagttcaggttgtgcgccatcttggtgcacatacttcgggaggtccAAAAAAGTGGTTACTAATCAGAGGCCATGGATGGGTTCATAAAAACATCCGGAGGATTTATATGGACATAAAACCCTCAAGAATGAGATGATTGACAAATTAAGTGATGATTAGTATTGCAATTAGTGGTCTATTAGAgttcaatttcatatttatcccagggatgGGACAAAACCCAAAAGGACCGCTAGGTTTCTAAATGCCACAAGCAAATGGCTTCACTAGATTTCATTAGCAATTGCTACTTTAATTCCAGATTGACTatgatttctttgtttattaatatgctggcttatttatttttaaacgtaCAGCAAAAAATAACTGATTGAAACACAATAATCGCAAAACTATGTTCTACTATGAAAGACCAAGGACCACTGATCATGAGGTTACCGTATATACTCGCCGATAGGTCGCACTATtagttttgtgttaaaaaagtttaatttagaGTTGACTCGCACATAAGTCGCACTGGAATTCTAGAGATTCGAAAGGCCTTTCCATAGCTTTTCTGCATAGATAACttcctattttgttttttttgtatggCTTGATAAAATCTAAATATGTTTATCGACACCTGTGAACGATAATAAGTGCATGTACGCAAGCGCAGACCATACGATTTTCATGAATAATCAGCTTGCAATAGCcgaaaactttcaattttgttcagACTTGGTGGCGATTTGCACTTATTTCGagcgatatttttttttaaatataaggaAAAAATTGCGACCTATCTGCGAGTATGTACGGTAATTAAAAGAATGGCTTTTTATGTAATGTACAGAGAGTCTTTTGACATAGATGtggaacaaagaaaacaaaaatatatatatttctatctATTTATCTCTACTAACAAAAAATAACTGCAAATCTGATGATTGATTACACAATATTATTGCATTATTGATGCGGAACTGCAAGAATATGGAATGTTGGCGAGCAGATACTTACGGTAACTATAGTGGTATGCAGGGGAGTTGCGGGTTGGGCCCCCTACCCtcttaaaatgtaaaaaacaaacatttttttgtataatacattgcaatttttcatagcttgaaatgctttttagacccccaAGACTTCTGAAAAGCCCCATCATTTTCCAGCTGGACAGGCTAGCTGTTACGATCTAACTTGACAATTAGAAAATCTTGGCTTTACCCCTGGTGGCATCCCAAGTCTCATCTCATGCCTGCATATCACCcagaacaaaaattaaaaatttgaaaattactgGTGAGCAATAATAGGGGCTAAACTGCATGAAAATCCAATATATATCAACAAGCAAAGACAGTCCTGGTATATTTTCCGATACCAtctgattttataaaaatggaaTATAGCAAAAAAAGATTGGGACCACTGCTTTACAGGTATATTTCAGTTGTTCTCAAATGATGGGACACACCCCACAGTGGGCGTGAACAGTTTGAGTGGGCGTGAAGATAACtgaaatatttattagatttgatcttgccaaTCTTATTTAGGATATTTACATCTCTTTATTGTTTAAAGATTTCAGGGATCTGTtgtcattatttacgttccatccacatattttcgacgtgtttttgaataaaacatagtttcaccttactatctgttatttgtagcatattgttagctagttatttttgatgtGGGCGTGCGACTTGACCAGTTTTAAAAAAGGGCTTAAAAATTTGAGAAGCACTGGTCTAGATAAAATAGACCTTACCAAAGCAGACCAGACAAGAAGAAACATACAGGATTTCTCTGAATACAGAATTAATCTCTTGGATACCCTGAGATTATTTTGAAGagcttttgaaataaaattaaatatatttgaaaatattatgaaaaattgaCGAGCATTATCAATGTTATCTGAcattttttgatataatttgtTTGACAATCAATAACTTTTTATGCAAAATGACTAGCGAAACCTCTTTAGTAACATGTGAGATAATGTGGTACAGAATTTCTACTCTTATGAAACGGATCATAGATACCCACTTTCAAATGCGGAAGCTAAGAGAATAAGAAACCCATAATGTGAATGAACCGATTTGTAAATCTCAGGGTAGTCCAAAgtttagaatatatttgatttttaggCTGGATTCGAGGTGAAGgtttcggtgaccgtacatttgaacccacgtacatttgaacccatgtgtatattcgcgggttcaatctatatgcgggtgctaaacccatgggttagggttagtatgggttcaaatatccaaaaaacaacaaaaattttcataggtgcaatagtgtgcaggtgcaatcgtcgtgggttcaaatgtaatggaaccgaaggtttccaatttttcagatttcaaATTCCATACTTCTAGTGATGGAAATCAAGGTCGAAACATTTGTATTATGAACAGACAATTAAAGAGTTAATAACCCAGTGTCTGGTATTACTTTTCCCGACTCCATAGCCTCAAATGTGACGACAACAATATAGGTATAAATTTAAAGAAATTAAACTTTGTGGAACTGTAAATTGCAAATTTGGACAGAAAAAGATTTGAAGAAGACAAAATACATAATGATTCGCACCATAAAttaaagatttaaaaaatttgttaaaacgaAACTAAAACGTCGTGCATCTCCTCGCCAGTCGGAAGATCTTGATCAAAATTAGAATCAAGAATCTGTAGGACGTCAGCgattaaattcaataaaatccCAATCCATATACTCCACGAAAAAGTATAAGGATATATATTCATCGATATGAGTAAAATTAAAACTTTAGAGAAAAGTTGGGTGGCATGAGTTTTTGCATCCGATGCAGCATGGAAAAATAACCGCATCCATAATTTATTAACTGCCCATCCAAAGATACCGCTACAGATACTTCCTATGTAAAATCTACTCGCATTTAAATGCGGAAAAGATTTTGCTTTTTCATAATGTccaaatgcaaatattaaagGCAGCAGAACACAAGTACTGaagaaataattcaaatattgcCTTTGTTGGATAGTCAGATTAGAATATGGCCAATGTGGCGTTGAATACCATAAGGATACAGAACGATACGCTCCAGAAAATATTGCATGTGCGATGAGCCACAAGAGGGCTGTATACCATGATTGTTGTATCGCAGACCAAGATGCGATGATTGCAGCGGCAAGTTTAACAGGAAAACTGAACATGGCTATTGTACTTGGCATATGCTCgttaaataataatagaataacGTCCCCACAGCCTTGCCCTAGTATAAACATAGGGATAGGCAATTTACTGAGGGCTATGGACCCTGATACAATAGTTCCAACATACAACATCATCGCTGGAACCCATGGGCCGATGTCTCTTAGTACCATTTGTTTTACTTTGAATCCTCCCACTGCATGCATCAGAAATAATCCAATAAAAGTCTGCCATGCTTGAAATATCGTCGGAAATTGAAATCCAAGTGAAGTCAGGACGTACTTGTTACAAATTATGGTTGACGTATACAGCACACTATAAGTAACATATTCAGATATGACTACGTCACGCCTCATGGCAGCTCTGAAAGAATGTGTAGAAAATGAACATATACTACTGTACCATGATAAAACATGAGCCTATTTGCCCTTacaaatgacaaaaaaacaatGCTTGAAACAATGAGGGCACATTCTAGTGAGTAGTGACCCTACTTAAAGTCTCAAAAAAGCCATTGCTTTTGGTAGTTTTCCATTTTTCAGTTTCGttcattccaaattttactagatttaTTGGTTCACCTTCATATGACCCTGTACAATTTCTTTTACATTTATCCAGAGGTTTACTGATTTAACGGTAGTCGGTAGACATACAGACATTCAGTATAGGCCTATATAGCCATATTACGTACGGTACTgtcaatcaatcaaaataaatgGTTGATTGACATTGCTGTACCGTAATTTACCGTAAAAGCACGGCTTTTTTGAGACTTTAAGTAAGCCACTACAGCACTAGGAATTCGAAACCAATTGCCGCATTGATCTAGGGTTGGCCATAAGTCTATCAGTTCTGAAGTTGCAGAGAAAAATGTGCTCTTACTGCATAAGGACAGTCAATGAAATTTCACTAATTTGAAGGCATAAGACGGGTGAGACACATTGGCTAACTCATCATTTCTATCTGCCTATAGCTGTATAGACTACAGCTATAATGCCAGTGCCACACTATTACAATATGCTTATTATCGGTATGCACCAATTCAGTAAAGCCACAAAGCGGAGTAGTGACCATACCTGCATACCGGTacctaattcagtaatttattGCTGTACGGTAGTCTGGTAGTCTAGTTCATTCATTCTATTGCAACCTAATTCTTTAACTACACAACTAGGTTTGTCTAGCGCCGTATGGGTACCTGGTTACGTGTTATCTCCTTGACATCCTCACCTGGTTAGTATAGTTCCTCTCATTAATTAGGAAAGTCGGATAGAATACTTAATTCTAGATTGCATGATAATTGTAACAAAACAAATATGACTGTTATTAAAAGCCACGACTGTAAAAAACGGAAGCCACGTAAAGAAGACAGTCACGCCAGAAACAATGCATAACAACGAGACAGCACGCTGACtttgtttatttcattatttttatatttaataaaaattaaaataaaacaattcataaaacCTAATTCCTTCcgtaaatattattaaattaagGTAATTTACAGCATAccagttttgattgattttatttattatatttttaatgagGGACCAGTTGGCCATTATCTGGCATACGTTAGGATGATTAGGGATTCGACGGCGGAAGCGGAACGCGAGTGCCGAGTAGACTGATGTTTTCAAACAGGTGCAGATCGTAACTTGAGCGTTTTTCTGGAATTATGGAAAACAAGTGCTAGATGAAGTACTGCTACATATCCGGATATAACAAACGCTAAACAAATATGTTTGAAAAACCGCTATGGAAAACAGTAAGAGGTAAATCAACGCGGTGCCGTTGACACGATGACTCTGGTAGTCTTTCGTGGCCTCGAGTCAATTGCGAGTTATTTTATGCTTCAGtattcaattgatttttgtattatcaataTATTCGTTTAATTGTGTACAATATTTTGTGCACGACTAAATAAAACTTCGGAGTTTGGTGGGGTTACAGaaaatggacctttccccgacctttgacctttattgttttgattttggtcgctcagacaaacattgcaaatattcaggcttgcgtagggcgatagagtggtacgttgctcgttttaaagccttcgaatggcatttcactggtgatggcggtattttcgtgcttctgaagttataacatattgtcaagtgatctattattaacgttattccgcctTCAAATTGCCGTTACCGTACCTGACTTAGTTCCAAAAGCctatttaacatacaaaaatggaatcactcAGAGATGACTTTTCTATGGACTTGATTCTCCAAGAACTTTTCTTTCCATCAGCTGGAGAAggatacaaaacttttcattgagaggtgatatttaaacttatatggttGAAGAATGTCAGAAGACTGAGAGACCTgcgtgactaccggtaccgtaccggtatcccATGGTTCATAGACTAATAGTTAGCGTCCAAGTTAGAACTGAATTTGTGGGTTTAGtatagaaacaaatgaaatgcaggggcagtttcaaaagtgttttaaatacattttctagaaacattgcacaaactacagcaatctgtaattatgaacagatgaatattttttttagatacaTTCATGATGGTTCGTTCAATCATCAACGCTGGAGTTCAAAGCCAagtctctgccaccacatcatcttcaaattagtggtgtcgctggatagtcaccaagtctctgatgtaatttgtacatgctaggcCTAGGCACAGTGAAGGCACTTAAGTTTATGTCCtatcatagaaacacagatttattagctcagcctgatgggtgcaaatatactattgaaagataggttttacaatatagtttattcattcagtgtagaaacagaataaaacagattataaaaacatatgatgaaggaacaagcaagtaaatccaagaaaattactacaaatcatacagttttccagatattgtgttgtataggataaaaatacacaccagatttatgcttttaggcacaacaatggaacgtcaaaataatagaattaaattcatttcacaattccattgacagacataatgtatcacaatgattttactgctgagttattttattaaagttgtctggtttcatctcctgataatatggaagaattgcGCTCGCTGAGCACTAACGTTGcctcattgttatatagtcagatgggcaaacacccaccactttgttcggttctaaagttatcagatgattatgaacaagttgcaatttatatgacagtgataaaTGCAAAATAAGTATTTATCACACACCACAGTTGCTACAAAGTGCAGGGCCAACTTCTGGTATCAGGAGCAGCttggtgtgactttgcagtccgcacaaaaaatgatattatgaTCACCAGGGTCACACCGGACATGGCATGCATGCGGAGCATACTCCATAAAGTAACATCATTTTCTCACTAATggattgtaaaatattctgcATGAAGTCCCaagtcttcaatattaattttccttctttattcatcatttttacagttagcaaacatgacaccaatgctggaagaagtatgtgttttctcattttgaattacgttaaaagtgttgcccgattctgaatcttgttaattctttcgtgcccttttattattattatttctttttctggtGGGTAGCCgcgtactttttgaaatctattttaagttatgctcgacttccagttttctctgcattttgtttgtatgttggctttttgtgttgttatatgccagagaaccaaaataaaatgttgatgatgcttgcttacatttttctgATGTCTAACAAAGCGCTGTCATTTTCATCAgcggcacttgaggtagtttcaactaaagagtctgggGGCAGATCTGGCTAGAACCTTAACAATCCTTTCTCACTTTCGTCAGATTCCCATGTCTCTGTATCAAATAAAGTATCTGGTGATAGATCCTGCTAAGTTATGATCCAAAgttaaattatggtataagtaATCCATACTTCACAATTTGATGGTGCTCTTTTGTTGGGCGACAAGAATCTGATATAGGGTCAGCGTATTCATCAGTTGGTTAATcgcctccatgaaaatgcatgatggaacgcattgcttgtatgaaaattcatttcacaTAAGAATTAACATATCGAATATATATCATAGGTAATTTTTCTTAGGTTGAATTGACTGTGAGGCCTGTTGCATTCCTTTATCCACCTCATTGCTTTTTGGCGGTCAATATGTGGCTTCGGAAAAGGCACAAATTGAACGGCAGGGGTGGTACCGTACAGGTTGTCAGACTGGCAAATACCATACTGCCATATGCGCAGCGTTTACACATAGTTAGTCtaccaaaataattcactaatagattctgtttaataaaaatgcaacatcgtatTGAAGGCGAATTCTTCCGTACTGACATACGGTAGTCTACCGGTGCTCTTGATTGCATCAGCAtgactgtctactattttttggttcgaaatagcagttggttgacctgtacggtaccggtaccgtaccgtacggtaccggtaccgtacctgtcAGGTGCATGCAACGGGTACAGCCTTTTAGTATAGATATACAGATTTCGTAAACGtgatttgcaacaagtaacatacagtattacagctttctaattaTCGCAGCTctgtgaagaaaaaaaaagcgaaaaaaaagaataaagatctgcctaaaccgccagcaacctgtgcggaacgcgtccaaagttgtctgagcgacttttcagcggagaatgtttgtttacatctgctcgcttgtgattggttgagaatacggatgttttgatgtcggggaaaggtccattgtgtTGGACGAGTTAGCCTACCTTGAAaaattgaatcaataaatttttttatcactCTGACatcaaacaacaacaaacggacaGACAAAATGCAAAGGAATTgaaggacgggcataacttaaggACAAAGGTAAAAGACGTACAAGTGCGTGCCCGTCCAACTAAAACAGTTGAAGAacctattaaaataaaaacacacgATACAAAATTGGGCAATACCTTTTAGATCAATTCAGGATGTGAAAACACCGATCAAAAAAAGAACGCGGCAACACTTTTTTCAAActagacaaaaaaaattgttgatgcGAATTTTGATCTGCTGTGAAACCAATTACAGTATTGGCTTTTTTATCTTTTACAGTGGTTGCCGTCAATGTATGGATTCCAATTTGtcaaaatggaatatttttctCTGTGTTGTGCCAATATGTTGATGTTTGGTGTTGTCTTTGTGATAAGGGTATTGTTGCTATTTTAATGTTTGCTTGAATGATTTTGCTGTTCGGTACAACGAGGCTAAGTTTTgtaaaattctaatttttaataaataatcacGGGAGTTGACACAGCAAACTGGCGTAAAGACGTGGTGTCCATTCTATTTAAACATCGCTATCCATCGAACCTAAACTTTGGTAAACGTCTCCATCATGGAAATGTTTACATTTTATAGACTACTTTTATACAAAGGAAATTACCTGTGTTTATTCAAAGGATTGTATTTTTCCACCGCGTTTAACGGTAACCACAAATTCACACCCATGTCTCTAAATATCAATTGAATACAATGTTTGGTATTTTATAATGGTAATTTCCATAGtgctttttgtttttgtagcGTCAAAAGTGGAGCTCCCGAAGTacgtgcaccaagatggcgtacaacctgaagcgtaacctggtacacatactacgttcaggttgtgcgccatcttggtgcacatacttcgggagcacccaaaagtGGCGTGACTTCATATGGTATCACTCCAAAGCCTGAAGTTACCTAAGATTTTCGAACCAAAAACCAAGGACAACAAGAAATTGAGTTAGGAGACCTACAGTAGCACGCGGCATTTCTAATTGTGCGAATTTCGTTTGTCTTTCAAAAAGGAATTGTCCCATTTATGGGATATTTTGAATCAGTCAAATTCCATTATTGTCGTGTAACATTCATGTTGATGCCATTGTTGTGCCAGCGATATACTGCTCTGGCAGACAAGCAGATATATTGTTCGATAGCTCAACGTTTTTCATATGCAGTCCATTTTTTAACCAATAAATCAGCCAAAGTAGACGGGGGTGGGCGTTCGCATTTTAACAGGGACAATCTTGCGGCCAAGAAGGAGCACTGTGGGGTCTAATGTATTTACAGAGTTTTAGAGCTTAGCTCAACTGCCAATGGTTGGGAGAGTTCATTT containing:
- the LOC120342280 gene encoding UDP-N-acetylglucosamine transporter TMEM241 homolog gives rise to the protein MRRDVVISEYVTYSVLYTSTIICNKYVLTSLGFQFPTIFQAWQTFIGLFLMHAVGGFKVKQMVLRDIGPWVPAMMLYVGTIVSGSIALSKLPIPMFILGQGCGDVILLLFNEHMPSTIAMFSFPVKLAAAIIASWSAIQQSWYTALLWLIAHAIFSGAYRSVSLWYSTPHWPYSNLTIQQRQYLNYFFSTCVLLPLIFAFGHYEKAKSFPHLNASRFYIGSICSGIFGWAVNKLWMRLFFHAASDAKTHATQLFSKVLILLISMNIYPYTFSWSIWIGILLNLIADVLQILDSNFDQDLPTGEEMHDVLVSF